ATGGGCATGTCCATCGCGGCACCGTTCTACGTGATGGGGCTGCTGCTGAACCTTGGGCTGGGGCTGGCAAACCGGATGATGCCGAACCTGCCGGTCTTCTTCGTGGCGGCGCCTGTCCTGATCTTCTCCGGCTTGCTGGTGCTGGTCGTCTCGGCGCCGATGATGCTGCGCCAGTTCACCGAAGGGTTCAGCGACTGGCTGGGCCTCCTGGTCTTCTAGGGGCGCGCGATGGCCGAAGACGAAGACAAGTCGAACAAGACCGAGGAGCCGACAGAGCGCCGCCTTCAGAAGGCGCGGGAAAAGGGCGATGTCGCCTCCTCCAAGGAGACGGGAAACCTGACCTCCGTCCTGTCGCTGACGCTGATCGCGGGCTTTGTCATGCCGCTGGTCATCGCCCGGCTGGCCGGCACCCTGCGCAGCATCTTCGAAACCGCCGGACAGGTCACGGTGGGCGAGGGGCGGCAGGGCATCGCGGATATCGGCGGCGTCACCTGGGGTCTGTCTCTGGGCGTGGGTCGGGCGATGGCGCCAGTGCTGGGGCTTATGATCCTGGGTGCGCTGGCCGGGGTGGCGATCCAGGGCCAGACCGTGGTCGCGGTGGAGCGGATCGTGCCGAAACTGTCCAAGATCTCGCCCCTGGCGGGCCTGAAACGGATGTTCTCCGCCACCACGCTGGTGGATTTCCTCAAGAACATCGCCAAGGTGCTGGTGGTTGGCGCAATCGGCCTATGGGTAACCTATGACGCCGTTTCGGCCATCTGGCAGGTGCAGGGCGTCCTGCCCGAGACAATCCTGAGCCAGACCCGGCAGCAGGCGATGGTGATGCTGGGCCTGACGCTGGTGCTGGTGGCGGCTGTCGCGGTGGCCGATATCCTCTGGCGGCGTTTCGACTGGCGGCGCAAACAGCGCATGTCCCTTCAGGAGATCAAGGACGAGCACAAGGAAACCGAGGGGGACCCCCAGATTCGCGCCCGCCGCGCCCGCCTGCGCCGCGACAGGTCGCGCCAGCGTATCGCCACCGCCGTGCCCCGCGCCACCGTCGTCCTGACCAACCCGACCCATTTCGCCGTCGCGCTGAAATACGAATCCGGCCACGATCTAGCGCCCAGTTGCCTGGCCAAGGGGACCGATCTGATGGCCGCCCGGATCCGGCAGCTGGCGCGGGACAACGACATACCGGTGATCGAGAACCGACCCCTTGCCCGGGCGCTGTATGACGTCGCCGAAATCGACCAGGAGATCCCGACGGAACATTGGGAGGCCGTCGCCGCCATCATCGGCTATATCCTGGATCTGAAGCGCAACATCCGCCGCGCCCCTCCCGAAGGTTCCACCCTGCGGGAGGACGATTGACGCGTCCCGCGGGGATCGGCCCGCCCCGGAGGCGCGCCGACCCCGGACCGGAATCAATCCGAATGCGCCGCGGCGCTGCTCTGGGGCTTTGACATCAGCAGCAGGGAGCCGGAGACCGCCGCCATCAGAGAGGCCAGCAGGATCGCCAGCTTCACCCCGCCAAGCGCCGGTTCGGTAAAGGCGGCGGAGGCGATGAAGATCGACATGGTGAACCCGACCCCGCAAAGAGAGGCGGCGCCGAACAGCTGCCGCCAGCTGATTTCCGACGACAACCGCGCCCAGCCGGTGCGCACCCCCAGCCAGACGAACAGCATGATCCCCAGCGGCTTGCCCAGGTAAAGGCCCAGGATCACACCCAGAACCTCGGGCGCGACCAGGTTCAGCCCCCCGGCCAGCGCGATCCCGGTGTTGAAGAAGGCGAACAGCGGCAGGATCATGAAGTTCGACCAGCTTTCCAGCCGATGTTGCAGGTGGAAGCCCGGTTCGCGCAGGCGATCGACGGCGGCGCTCAGCCGGGCCATCGCCAGGGGGCTGACCTCGTCCTTGCCGACTTCGCCCTCGATCACTTCTCGCGCATGGATGGCCACGCCCTCGACATTGGCAGCCGGGCGCGAGGGGATCAGCGCGGCGGTCAGCACCCCGGCCAGCGTGGCGTGCAGCCCGCTTTGCAGGACGAAATACCACAGGACCACGCCCAGGATGACATAAGGCGTGCGCGCATAGATCCGCGACATGTTCATGCCTGCCATCGCCGCGATCACCACCAGCGCCCAGATCAGCGCATCCAGGTGGAAACCGTG
Above is a genomic segment from Pseudooceanicola aestuarii containing:
- the flhB gene encoding flagellar type III secretion system protein FlhB translates to MAEDEDKSNKTEEPTERRLQKAREKGDVASSKETGNLTSVLSLTLIAGFVMPLVIARLAGTLRSIFETAGQVTVGEGRQGIADIGGVTWGLSLGVGRAMAPVLGLMILGALAGVAIQGQTVVAVERIVPKLSKISPLAGLKRMFSATTLVDFLKNIAKVLVVGAIGLWVTYDAVSAIWQVQGVLPETILSQTRQQAMVMLGLTLVLVAAVAVADILWRRFDWRRKQRMSLQEIKDEHKETEGDPQIRARRARLRRDRSRQRIATAVPRATVVLTNPTHFAVALKYESGHDLAPSCLAKGTDLMAARIRQLARDNDIPVIENRPLARALYDVAEIDQEIPTEHWEAVAAIIGYILDLKRNIRRAPPEGSTLREDD